The following are encoded together in the Pedobacter sp. D749 genome:
- a CDS encoding phosphopantetheine-binding protein, with protein MKQFITEVIGEEFVEEMDITPESSFTKDLEMDSIEIVSFSEKIKAHFGDQIDFTGWLSSMDLDQLINLNLGMIISYIEECQS; from the coding sequence ATGAAACAATTCATCACAGAAGTAATCGGCGAGGAATTTGTTGAAGAAATGGATATTACCCCTGAAAGTTCTTTCACCAAGGATCTGGAAATGGATAGCATCGAAATTGTATCTTTTTCCGAAAAAATCAAAGCGCATTTTGGCGATCAGATCGATTTTACAGGCTGGTTATCATCAATGGATCTTGATCAGTTGATCAACTTAAACTTAGGCATGATCATCTCTTACATTGAAGAATGCCAATCGTAA
- a CDS encoding alpha/beta fold hydrolase yields the protein MPIVTVNGKSVHIQELNKEATESIVLVHGMFSNLSVYYFSIAPLLATKYHVVLYDLKSHGMSEKALTGYDLESMTNDLLALMEELKLQKVHLGGYSFGGLIALKMAIRFPERINKLAVIEAPDPNDDKTRGIIDEYSREFLEHYVENFTDTTKAKMGKRQMERNHRMYEYLFYQTSIKTDMELEKDFFDSPAIETIKKATLLLYGTDSNCLNAGKQLDGAIENASLIAVPGDHNIPIQQPLVIAEALLNFFQET from the coding sequence ATGCCAATCGTAACGGTAAACGGCAAATCGGTTCACATTCAGGAGCTCAATAAAGAAGCTACTGAAAGCATCGTTCTGGTTCACGGGATGTTTAGTAACCTGTCTGTCTATTATTTCAGTATTGCACCCCTACTCGCCACAAAATATCACGTCGTGCTTTATGATCTGAAAAGCCATGGCATGAGCGAAAAGGCGTTAACAGGCTACGATCTGGAGAGCATGACCAACGACCTACTTGCATTGATGGAAGAATTAAAGCTGCAAAAAGTGCATTTGGGTGGTTATAGTTTCGGTGGATTGATTGCTTTAAAAATGGCTATCCGCTTCCCCGAACGAATTAACAAACTGGCCGTGATTGAAGCACCAGATCCTAATGATGATAAAACAAGGGGAATAATTGATGAGTATAGTCGTGAGTTTTTAGAACATTACGTCGAAAACTTTACCGATACCACTAAAGCAAAAATGGGTAAAAGGCAAATGGAGCGTAACCACCGCATGTATGAGTACCTCTTTTATCAAACTTCAATTAAAACCGACATGGAGCTGGAAAAAGATTTTTTTGACAGCCCTGCGATCGAAACGATAAAAAAGGCCACCCTGTTGCTTTATGGTACCGATTCTAATTGTCTTAATGCAGGCAAACAGTTAGATGGGGCGATTGAAAATGCGTCGTTAATTGCCGTTCCAGGTGACCATAATATTCCGATCCAGCAACCATTGGTAATCGCTGAAGCATTGTTAAACTTCTTTCAGGAAACATAA
- a CDS encoding glycosyltransferase, which yields MAKFVFVVPPLTGHINPTLSMGTTLIERGHRVGWITLDESLGDKLPEGGELLVIRYNQNDQQKKDSEKYLDIITKKIVYGIDSIKFLYEEVLIPLNRHSYEGIAGLLDQFKPDLVITDHQMFAGAIAATNKNYPYVTSVTAPAAIKVMDELPKVHEWEVNQIVELQKEFGISTTGSIACSDLATLVFTSRDFFGEMDLPEHFKFVGPVFNRRKNKIPFTWEAFHTSKPKILVSIGTTFDHEHKKNFFAKVIDAFADEDLQVVVVSDPALFEEWPANFTVQRQVPQLELLPHLDAVVCHGGHNTVCETLMNGLPMVVIPIAYDQSHVAGRVFRVGAGERLNFNRFKANHLKEAVNKVLQNDSYKIAAEQIKRSFIQAGGTESAADLLEALSNKTSNVFIS from the coding sequence ATGGCAAAATTCGTATTCGTTGTTCCGCCCCTAACCGGCCATATTAACCCTACACTGAGTATGGGTACAACCTTAATCGAAAGAGGTCACCGTGTAGGATGGATTACTTTAGATGAATCATTAGGGGATAAACTTCCTGAAGGTGGTGAACTACTTGTGATCAGATACAATCAGAACGACCAACAGAAAAAAGATTCAGAAAAATACCTCGATATCATTACCAAAAAAATTGTTTATGGCATTGATAGCATCAAATTTTTGTATGAAGAAGTATTGATTCCGCTCAACAGGCATAGTTATGAAGGTATTGCCGGTTTACTTGATCAGTTTAAGCCAGATCTGGTGATTACTGATCATCAGATGTTTGCAGGAGCTATTGCAGCAACGAATAAAAACTATCCTTATGTAACCTCAGTTACTGCACCTGCAGCGATAAAAGTAATGGATGAATTGCCAAAAGTACACGAATGGGAAGTGAATCAGATTGTAGAACTGCAAAAAGAATTCGGCATTAGTACAACCGGCTCTATTGCCTGTTCTGATCTTGCCACCTTGGTATTTACTTCGAGGGATTTTTTCGGGGAGATGGATTTGCCAGAACATTTTAAGTTTGTAGGCCCCGTTTTTAACCGCCGTAAAAATAAAATTCCTTTTACATGGGAAGCATTTCATACCAGCAAACCAAAAATACTGGTCAGCATTGGCACCACCTTCGACCATGAGCATAAGAAAAACTTCTTCGCCAAAGTAATCGATGCTTTTGCTGATGAAGACCTGCAGGTGGTTGTGGTTTCAGATCCTGCTCTATTTGAGGAATGGCCGGCTAATTTTACGGTACAGCGCCAGGTGCCACAATTGGAACTTTTGCCACACCTCGATGCCGTGGTTTGCCATGGAGGGCACAATACTGTTTGTGAAACCTTGATGAATGGCCTCCCTATGGTAGTTATTCCTATAGCCTACGATCAGAGCCATGTAGCCGGACGTGTTTTTAGGGTTGGTGCAGGAGAACGTTTAAATTTTAACCGCTTTAAAGCCAATCACCTTAAAGAAGCTGTAAACAAAGTGCTGCAGAACGACAGTTACAAAATAGCTGCAGAACAAATTAAACGGTCCTTTATTCAAGCTGGCGGAACAGAAAGCGCCGCCGATTTACTGGAGGCATTAAGCAACAAAACCTCAAACGTATTCATCAGTTAA